TGTTACGACGTTTTTGGCTCGTCGTCTTCCTTGCCGGGTTTCTCTCCTCGGAGTCACGAGGTAAACAAAGACTCAAATTTGATCTTTCTTATTGGACCCGGCcaccaaaaacaaagaaatttgtGACAAAACTTGGTTTTGTTAGTTTTAGAGTTGTAGATGTTAATGGGTTTTGATTGGTTTCAAAGATTAGCGTGTGAGTTATAAggtttttttatgggaaaatttttattacctggtttttttttttttaataaaaaaaaaataatttattgttgtttGCATTGATTATGATCCTatgtttgaatttcatttgTGCCTCTTGAGTCCGCCAAAAGggggaagaaaattaaaaggacAACCTTTTAATTGAGcaaatcttatataaaaaaataaaaagaatactaaatctaaatgaaaaataaataatttgaggAGCTTTTCTTGTTCATTGAGTTGTTTAAGCCTTTAATAAATCACCATTCACCACATTTGGTTTATACattgaattgtatttttttttttttttaagagtttcaaATTATGGCGTCTGCTAAACTCTAGATTTCTTGTataaccattagagactttaccagatTTCTTGTataaccattagagactttaccagctgagttaattagaacccattatattgaattttattaagtATTAACCATTAACACACCTCCCCCTTTGGTGAGTCCATAATTCATTGAGTTGTTGTATTAATCATTAATATGTCCCCCCTTTTGGCTTGTCCATTGAACTGTTTAAACCACTAATAAATTCTACCATTTCAATCTGGAATAATCATAGACTTTCTGAATTTCATCATTGGTGGTTTATAATTGTTAATTTGTCACTGCCTTACTGGTCATAAACTATAGGACTCCAAAGTAACATTGTGCTTTTCTAAATAGTGTAAACTTGGGCAATGCAGGGATACAAGAAAGATGCAAAGGTGGTGGTTAATGTGACAGTTGAAGGTAGTCCAGGACCAGTTCGGACCATGGTTAAGTTAGGGGCCTCTGTGGAGGAGACCATAAAGGTTGTTGTAGACAAATATAGCAAAGAAGGGCGAACTCCTAAGCTTGATCAGGGTGCACCATCCTCATTTGAATTGCATAACTGCTATTTCAGTCTTAAAGGTaagtaaaatttatgattttaagTCTACTTGCTCAGTTTAGTTGCATTTGCACAATGTTAGGTTTCAAATCTTATGATTTCGTGTAAGATTCTTTTTTTCCCCACCGCCAAAGAAAGCTAAGTTTAACTAAATGAGTGTGTTTCTGTTATAAATTTGACCAATTTGCTGATCTGTTTTCTTGtagaaagaaaatgtttttaaatattctGAAGTTTTCCCTTCTAAGCAGAGTATGTCCAAAGCATCACTTTCTTCATTAACTAGATAGTTGCCAGATTTTTATATTGTCTTGTTTGActttaaacttcaaaaaatgTTGATTGCGTATTGGGGGCTAATTGCATTTAAGCCGTCACATTCGAAATACAGAGGACTATTATTCAaccattgaaattgaataatttaataGTGTAATCTGAAGCCTATTCTGATGAAAATATTACCATAAGATGGGGTTCTAAACATCCATATGATACATATggaaacttttaaaaattatgatttggCTTTGGAGAGAGTACCACTACTTCCTGACTCCATTCTGAATGGCCCATTCTAAGAAGTTGGTGGCTGTAAAGTGACCAATAAACATTCTTAGCAGGTTGTTTTCCAATTAATATCTGATTGTGATATTTAGTATTGCAGCCTAATCAGTGTTCACACTTTAATCGTACAAAGATACCAGTGAgtttgaaaataagaaataacTGAATAGATTAAAGAGGGACACTCTGTTTGCTTCCAATTGCGCTTATGCTGAACggtttatctttgtttttattgaaTAGGTTTGGATAAATCCGAATTAATTGGGGATGTTGGTAGCAGAAGCTTCTATCTTCGAAAGTGTTGCAATGGTCATAGTAGTAATGGAGCATCTCCTTGCACTTCAGAAATTGCTCTGCCAAAAGAAAACTGTCCTCCACCCATTCCACCTCCTGCATTCTTACTTCCATCTGTAATTGTCCGAAAGGTCAGTAAGATTTTTAGAAGAGCCCGTAGGCTTTGGAAACTCTTGGTCTGCCTGCAATGAGGATGACCAGTCACCACATGCATTGTTTGAGTAACACAACTTATTATTTGTGTTACTCCTAACAACAGCCATGATTCTTCTTTCTGaaaatttttccccttttctctTCAGAACAAAAGTACCCGTTCTTTCATACAATATGTACATAATACCAATTCATACTCTCATCATTTGCTGCGTAAATTGCTGTAACTCCCATTGcaaattcaaaatacaaaatgaaaatttaaagtgTTCAACTTTGACTCCTACTCTTTGACGTCATTTTCTGTCTATTGAGAAGTCCGCTATGAGCTTGTTATGTTCTGCCTTACATAtcttaatattgttttttagcATGaccaattttcatattttttttcttttttcttttggataaagGAAAGGAACACAACATTATTCAATATTTCAAGAGTAATATTTTCTCACTTCACATGAATAGTGTGGTTTCACCATGAATTGAAGGTCTTCAAGAACCGATGAATTCGGGTTGAGTGTCAGTTTTCACGGATTGAATTCTGATTCAACCGAACCAAGAGCCAACAGCCACACGTGGAAGACCAAGCGGTTGAGATCATGGTCAAGTTTTGGTTTGAACCCGAAATCGACTCAACTTGACCTAAGCGGGATCCACTATTATCTAAGCTGAGGAATCATTGTTCTCATAGTACTAAATAATTACTAGCGTGCATGGGGGGAAGATGCTCACAATTTGTCTGGATGTGAATTGTACATACCCTTTTGATATATAATACATCAAGATTATTTTCAAatacttttatgttttgtctaCGATGACAAAATTATCCTTTACTAAGgctttaaaaagtaaatataatAGATCTAATTAAGCTCTTTTGAACAACTTGGGTAAGGTTATAAATGAATTGAGCTCTTTTGAACAACTTGGGTTAACTCAAAAAACgcttgtttatgtttgtttatttagtaaaatgAGTTAAGCTCAAGCTTTTATTTATACTCGATTATTAAACGAGTGAAACTCAAACATAATATTGTTTTCATGAACAAATTCATAAATACGAGACttgatatattatatataatattatatgtataaaaatatacttatataaatgtgaaattaaattatataagtttaaaaataagttCATTCTATATTAAATACTATTGTAACTTTTATTGGTAATATAAATAGTCCTTCACGTAATAAAGATTCTATTTAATTTGTAACAATACAAAGTTAATGTATCTAATTCTTATAAGTTTATAAACAAAAACCATTctatctaattaactcaaatagaatattttcaactataattagttattaattattagcataGATTTGTGAATAAGAAAATCGAACCAAGTTTAAatagtttgtgtgtgtgtgtgtgtggagaagATTTTGAATATGATCTTTGTTATTAAAGAAAAGGGcaggagaaataattttttttagcatgtATATTAATTTTACAAAAGTAACTCTAATGGGAATGCACAAGAGAGTATTCTTTCTTTGTCCGCAGATGGTATGGTATAGAAAGAGGAGGTGGTGTGAATTattgaatattcaaataaaGATGCATTCTCTTTATTGGTCGGCAAAACCTACAAAAATGGTCGGTTGGACTTGACAAGTAAAATCAATATTCAATACTTCAAGTTTAAGTATTATTGACTCTAAAGAGAAAAGACATAGAGTCCATGGTTTTTGGTAGAGATCTTCACCAACATGGACTGGAAAAGAAATTGAGGATCCAATCAAAGTTTTAGTGAATCTCTTATTTTTAACCCGTGACGGTGGAAGATCCAAATGTCTGTCTCCCTCGCGTCATTCTTGCCCTAGTGCAAAATGACTGTGCTGCTTAATAGGTTCACTGCTGAAAGTcatgttgaaacttgaaaccaTTATTAGGCCTAGGCCCTAGCATTCATACAGATAGTGTAATGGAATATTTATTGAGTAATACTACATCCATAATATATTTACAAGGGTTCCACGGCAAATCTTAGATAGTAAAATGttactgattctaatttgaGATCAATATTAAAACAAATGCTAATACTAAAGTTACTTATTTACCCACCAATAAAAACAGTAACAAATAACAACCTGTCATTGGTTAGAGATATTTTTCTCCTAACCAAATTTAATAAAGGGTCATGCTACCACCGCATACCCTTGGTACGGTGgtcattccacaagtataagtatttgtagagtgtggggtgtggggggccaA
The sequence above is drawn from the Quercus lobata isolate SW786 chromosome 12, ValleyOak3.0 Primary Assembly, whole genome shotgun sequence genome and encodes:
- the LOC115970912 gene encoding uncharacterized protein At4g22758-like, which produces MPERSIRRRSAATRGRKSRPPNPSPSPRRRTPPPRRSARQQAPSNPIGILKRCFSDPMLWSSASVSSYSDDDRSLRSEDGVLFRPQTCYDVFGSSSSLPGFSPRSHEGYKKDAKVVVNVTVEGSPGPVRTMVKLGASVEETIKVVVDKYSKEGRTPKLDQGAPSSFELHNCYFSLKGLDKSELIGDVGSRSFYLRKCCNGHSSNGASPCTSEIALPKENCPPPIPPPAFLLPSVIVRKVSKIFRRARRLWKLLVCLQ